The following nucleotide sequence is from Streptomyces pactum.
GGTCGGCGGTGATGTCGGCGATCCGCCCGACGGCGTGCCGGGCGGCCTCCACCGAGACGACGAAGAGGACCGGGATCACCGCGTGCATCCCCACGCCCAGCGGGTCCGGCCAGGCCGCGGCGCCGTTGAAGGCGATGGTGGCGGCGGTCAGCAGCCACGCGGTCTGCCGCAGCAGCGGGAACGGGATGCGGATCCAGGTGAGCAGCAGGTCCAGGGCGAGCAGGACGACGATGCCCGCGTCGATGCCGATCGTTATATCGCTTGTCTGTTGTGGGTGTTGCTTTCCCGTACCGATGGCATCAGTAGAGGTCAGACGAGGTCCGGCCCTGCCCTGGCATGCAACGAGCCTGTTGCATGCGAAGGTCCTATCACTGGCTCCGCTGTTGCTCAGGTGACTGTTCCAGTTGCAGTTCCCGCTTGCGCTGCTCTTCCTTGATCTTTTCGACGAGGCGCGCGAACCGCCGCAGTCGTTCCTTCTCGCCCTCCTCGGGAGTGAGGGAGGGATCGACGGACTCGTACTCGTCGAGATGGAACTGGACCGCGGTGTAGTGCTTCTCGAGTTCGTCCGCGGTGGACTGCAGGTTGAAGCCGCGCTCACGGAACTTGAAGTAGCCCGACAGCCCGGCGGACACGCCGACCGTGGCGCTGAGGATGGTGGCTGCCAGGTTCAGCGGCGTGATGTTGTTGTCCATGGCGACCAAGGTTGAAGCGACGATCGACCCGGCGATGATGAGCGCCTGGAGTGCGTTGTTCACGCGCCGGTTGCGGGTTGCCCTTACCCGGTATGCGTCCATCAGTTCAAGCGTCGACTCCCGGTAGATCCGCAGTGCGGCCTCGGAGTCGAGAGGGAGCGCCGCTGCGGCGTTCTGCTTCTCCGCGAGCTTCTGGCGCAGTTCGGACGTGTGGTCGACCTTGGTCTTCCGGTTGGACATCAGCATGACGCCTGCGCCGACCCACAGGACTGCCACGATGATGAGCCCTGCCCACCGAGTGAAGGTCGGCTTCTCTTCCCAGAGGCCGATGACGACCGTATAGCCGAGGAGGCCGGTCAGGACCATGGAGCCGAAGGCGATCAGGTAGTACATCCGCCGCTGGAAGCGTGTGGCCTTCAGATTTTCCAGAGCGTGGTCGTAGGCCCTGCTCTTTTCCCGGTACTCGCTCTCCAGCGCGGTGATTTCGGCTTCGGTCAGTCGGGCCACAGCGTGTCTCCCCCGTGTACATGCGGACGTAGCCGCTACTCGCGCTGCGAGTGACTTCGGCTTGATCCGTGTCGAGCGCGGCAGTCACCCTAAGTACGTCAGGCGGCACCAGTACACCTCGCCATGAACACTTGGCCGAAAGTCGCCGAGGTGTGAGTCGATGGCTTCTCGGATCGGCGCAGAGTGCGCGGTGACCACCAGTAACATCCGCTGGTTCGTGCGGCCGGCGTGGGGGACGTAGTTGGGTCGCGAAAAGAGTGTGACCAGGGAGCGGCGTATGGGGCTGTGGGGACCGATTCGCCGGCAGGTCGGATCTGGATGAGGAACCGTCGGAGCCGAGCCGCGCAGAGAACCTACGCGTCGCAGTCGGCATTGGTACGGCACAGATGCGCTGCCACCAGGACACCTGGGCGTACTTTGTCGAGGAGTCCGAGAAGAGCAGCATCCTCCGGGACTCACACGTCTTCCGGCCTGCGGCCGAGGAGGAGATCGCCCGCGAGGTCGGCGGCATGGTCGTGGTCCCGATCTCTGGCAGCAGCCTCGCTGAACCGCTGGACCGATGTATTGGCATCCAATTGCGGAACTGGAGCTCCAACTGGACTTGCTCCACACTGGTGGGTGAGCGATCACTCGTGCTCTCGGTCATGTGACGTCGGCTGCTGAGGCCGACGGAAACGTGCTCGACGATCGTCTCGTGGTCCAACCTGAGAGCTGAGATAGGGGCGTCGTGAGGATCAGAAGTATCCGGTGGCTGCTGGCGCCTGTGACGCAGTGGCGTGTACATCGCCTGATGGCGGCCCAGGGGCCTTCGATCTCGTACGAGGTGGCTTGGACGCTGGTGCGCCTGGGGCAGAAGCCCGAAGAGCTGCCGTTCGCTCAGGCGGCGTGGCGACAGGCGGCCGCGCAGACGGTATCGCGCTCGCCCGAGGGAATGCAGTGAGCATTTCCGCCTGAGCCATCGGTAAGAGCAGCCAGACTGACCGGATAGGCGTAGAGCGCGAAGGGAAGGCGACGTACCGGCCATGAGTGAAGAAGGTGCATCGCCTCCCGGCCAATCAGCATGCGAAGAGCCCGGAGGTTCTGTGGACTTCAGCGAGTATGAGACGCTTGTGGCTCCGCGGGAGCTCACCGGGCATCTGTTTCACTACACGAGTGTCGATGCGGCAGTCTCTGGCATCCTCCCCTCTCAAACCCTGCGCCTATCCCCGTATACGGCGACGAACGATCTGTGGGAGTCCGAACCCCACTACCCGGTGCTCACTTCCTCCGGCGAGTCCCCGGCGGCGTCCGACTTCACCGTGTGGGATGACCTCGACCGGCAGCTGCGCCAGCACGCCAAGGTGGCGTGCCTGACCCAGGACATTGCGCTGCCTGAGAGCGTGTTCAATCCGGATGCCCTGCGCGGCTGGGCGCACCTGGCATTGTGGGCGCACTACGGGGGCCGGCACGCTGGTGTGTGCCTGCGGTTCGACCGCGAGCGGCTCGTCGCTTCCTTCCTCAAGGCGCACGCAGGTCCGACGTCGCTAGCCTTCCACGGCCCCGTGCACTACCTCACGTCTCAGAACAGCCCGGTGACCCGGGGCGTCGATACCCGCCAAGTCGGCGAGTTCGGCAGTGACGCCGTGGCGCTGGCCTACGGGGAGAAGTACAAGGACCAGTTGTTCTTCCGTAAGCACCTGGACTGGGACAGTGAGAGTGAGTACCGGCTTGTCGTGCTCAACCAGACGGCCGACTACGAGTTCGTCGACATCCGCGAAGCGCTCACTGGTGTGATCCTAGGCAGCGCCTTCCCGCCGAACCGTGTCACCGACTTGCTCAAGGCCCTGGAACCGTATGAGATCCCGGTGGAACAGATCCGCTACCTCAACCGCAGGATGCAGTGCCTGCCGTTCGAGAAAGCGACGCTGCGGGAAACGGCACCAGCACTCTCTCCCCTACCCTCGGTTACTCCGCGCCGGACCGGGTCCCTGGCCGAACGGTGGGCGGCTCTGCGAGCGGCTGAGGCCGAAGCCAAGGCGCACAAAGAGAGCGCTGCCCCGGTGGTTGCGGCGGCTGACCGGATGCTGTTCGAGGGTATCGGCACTCTCGCCGCCGGGCTAGCAGACTGGCCTGCGACCGCGGTGGACACGCATTCCCACACCGGGGCCATCCCGCCAGAGCACCAGCAGCGGAGTCCGGGGCTGCCCGGGGAAACCGTCTATGCCCAGACCGGCTACATGTGTGTGGTGGAAAACCTACCCACCTACTCGTACACGCTCGTTGCGGCCGCAGCCGTCCAGGTCCTGGCCGAGGGGCGTCTGCGACTGCACGCCGTGATCACAACGGAAAGCTGGCGGCCTAACGGCAACCGACGGGAAGAGCACTGGCGTGACACCCAGGAATGCGCCACAGAGGAGATCGAGGTGGTGGTGACGCAGTTGCTGACTGAACTTACCCACCAAGTGCACAGCGTGCGCCCGCTGTTCGATCAGGAGCGCAGCCAGCAGACCCCCTCTCCATGAGGCCGTCGGCTTTCCCTTTCTCTGCGGCCGGGACGATGCGGGGTGCCCCGCGAACAGGCGACGCCGTAGCCCTTCGTCTACGGCTGAGCATGCCCCCGTATCCTCACGGGGGGATGACGAAGCAGCCCATCCGGCCGGCTGCGAGGATCGCACGAGATGTGGGCGGCCACAGTGATGATCGATTACAACGTCAGTGACCACTGGTCCGCCGACGATCCGGACTGGCTGAAGTCTCTTGTCTCATCGCTCGACCGCCGCCACGGTGTCAGCACCGTGGTACCGCTCACCGTGCTCGCAGAGGAAGTCCTGCAGTGGGTGGAGCTTGCCAGCGGCGTCGATGCCTGGAAGAACTCCGCCAACCGAAAATCGCTCCAGCTCGACCTCGATGAGTCCGTCGGCGCGCTCGGCGCCTCGCTCCGTGCGCGCATCGCCGCACCACTCGAACGGTTCCAAACCGCCTTCTCGCAGCTCACCGGAAGCCCCGCGGAGATCTTGAAGCAGCCTCCGGGTACCCGCACCGACGCCCGCTGGACCAACGTCACCGGGACTGCGAAGGATCTCCTCGAAGCGCTCGAGGCAGACGAAGCCGTCCGCTCCAGCTGGGATGACCTCGTGGCCACCGCTCAGGACCGCAGCCTGGAGGGCCGGGAGTACCGCCCCATCGCCGAACTGCTCTTCGACCAGCTGCGCAGGCGGGGCCTCAACGCTGACCGGATCTTCCGCGACCTGGTCTCGATCGTCGCATTCGGCCGCGACCCCCGCGACATCCCCATCGGTCAGAAGAACGTGCCGCTGCCGGAGCGGATAGCAAGCGCCCGAACCCACATCGGCACTCCGGCCCAAGTCGAGCCGGTCGTGGTGTGGCTCGGCTACCAGGGCGTGGCTTTCCTGCACCTTTCCGCTGGGCGGGTGTCCTTCATCAATGCCCACTGGGCGGTACCCAACGCCAGCCCCGAGGGCCAGGACTTTGAACACAAGGCGGAGCTTTGGGAACTGGTGCAGCACGGCGGCATCTTCAAGGTCGCAAAGATGGCCGACGAGGAGTCCGACGTCGACTTCCTGGTGCGCGTCGACCTCGGCACCACCACGGCAGCCGGCGCGTTGGAGCGTGCCGTTCACGTGGTGAACACGATCCTCAACGTCTCGATCCACAACTCCGGTGGCGTCCGCCCGCACCTCGCCCAGTACGGGGTTCTGCGTTCCGGCAAGGTCGGCCCTCTCAGCTGGCTTGTCTCTCGACGCGAGGCCAGCTTCCCCGATGATCGTTACGGTGAAAGCATTACCGCGGACGCGATCAGGAAACATGGGCCGCGCATCGCCTCGGCGCTGGCCCGCGAGGAGCTTCCCCGGTTCCTCGCGGCCGCACTCGAGGTGCAGACCGCCGCCGACCACCCGTTCAGCCGCGCCATGGCGATGCGCAAGCCGTCCGAAGCAGATATCAGCAGCGTGATCCCCCTCGCGGACCGTGTGGTGCAACACGTCGCGGCACACGCTGCGCTCGCCCCCAACGACCTGTTCAACCTCCTCGGCGAGCGCTGGCCACACGCTAGGTGGCTTACCGACGTGCAGCGAGCTGTTGGTATGTGCCTGCTCGGCGGCGGGAACCAGAGTGCACTGCGCAGCGAACTGACCCGAGAGTGGCTCGCGGACAAACCGTCGCGCCCCTGGATTCTGTTCGTCGCCGACCGCTGCGGTGATCTCCTCTCGCTGTGCCGCATCGAGTCCGAGCGTGCCTGGATCAGGCGAATGTTCGCCAGTGTGAGCGACCATGCCGAGTACAGCACCCTGATCGCGAACTACACCGCCGAGGGTGCCGTGTTGAAGGCCAGACGGAACCGTGTCCGCAACGCCTTGGTGCACGGCAACCCTGTCAGCTTTCCGATTGTCGCGTCCGTGCACGAGTACGCCGAGTTCCTGAGCCGCAGCGCGCTCAACCGCGGTCTTGAGTCCTACGTTGAGGGCACGGCGCCCGCTGCCGCACTCCGGCAACAGTCGGACGAGTTCACGGCGATGCAGGAAGGCCAGGACGCCGCCAGCTACTGGCGGACTCGTCGCACCACCCGGGCCTCAACGGCTACAGCCTCGTCATAGGCGCGGGCATGAGGCACCGGGACTTCCTCATGTACTGCCCGTGCTTCCCTCACCTCGACCGATTCGCACACGCGGGGCGCCTATGACGGTATGTGCCTGGTACCTCTCGAACGTCTCCCCTCTCGCCATAGTGCTGCTCCACGGGGAGCCGTTACAACGCCCCGGACCGTCGAGCTCAGGTGGTAGGTGTCCGCCGGGACGGCAGGGGCAGCACTCGTGCTGATTTCGCGTCTTGCTCGGTCAGCGCCTCGTACTCCAGCGCCATTAGGTTGATCACGGCGGCGTACGTCTGGACTCGTTCCTCAAGCTCCGAGCAGTAGCGCTGCAGTTCCGTATGCCGTCGGCGCAGGTCGTCCCGTTCCTCGACCGTCTTCTGGTGTGTGCTGCGGGTGTCCTCCGCCTGGCGGGCGCGGGCCTGGAAGAGGTCGCGCAGGTCAGTGTGCCGGTGGGTCAACTGCCAGCGCCTTACGTCGGCTTCGATGGCGAGTTGGGAGACGCTGAGGCGGCCGGTGGAGCGTTTTGGGGAGCCGGAGAG
It contains:
- a CDS encoding DUF4231 domain-containing protein, with the translated sequence MARLTEAEITALESEYREKSRAYDHALENLKATRFQRRMYYLIAFGSMVLTGLLGYTVVIGLWEEKPTFTRWAGLIIVAVLWVGAGVMLMSNRKTKVDHTSELRQKLAEKQNAAAALPLDSEAALRIYRESTLELMDAYRVRATRNRRVNNALQALIIAGSIVASTLVAMDNNITPLNLAATILSATVGVSAGLSGYFKFRERGFNLQSTADELEKHYTAVQFHLDEYESVDPSLTPEEGEKERLRRFARLVEKIKEEQRKRELQLEQSPEQQRSQ
- a CDS encoding DUF2971 domain-containing protein, whose protein sequence is MDFSEYETLVAPRELTGHLFHYTSVDAAVSGILPSQTLRLSPYTATNDLWESEPHYPVLTSSGESPAASDFTVWDDLDRQLRQHAKVACLTQDIALPESVFNPDALRGWAHLALWAHYGGRHAGVCLRFDRERLVASFLKAHAGPTSLAFHGPVHYLTSQNSPVTRGVDTRQVGEFGSDAVALAYGEKYKDQLFFRKHLDWDSESEYRLVVLNQTADYEFVDIREALTGVILGSAFPPNRVTDLLKALEPYEIPVEQIRYLNRRMQCLPFEKATLRETAPALSPLPSVTPRRTGSLAERWAALRAAEAEAKAHKESAAPVVAAADRMLFEGIGTLAAGLADWPATAVDTHSHTGAIPPEHQQRSPGLPGETVYAQTGYMCVVENLPTYSYTLVAAAAVQVLAEGRLRLHAVITTESWRPNGNRREEHWRDTQECATEEIEVVVTQLLTELTHQVHSVRPLFDQERSQQTPSP